The following coding sequences are from one Neurospora crassa OR74A linkage group I, whole genome shotgun sequence window:
- a CDS encoding MFS transporter, protein MTLSPDPSTAPAPSRQNASFPPSNQAPMANARAAAEPESKSLFDESPEDSDAVKEDEFKEGGYGWVVVFGVWLVNMHTWGLISSYAIFLAYYLRSGSIIGASPLFFAFIGGLSTSMALLVSPLATYSIKTLGTRITLFIGAVFEAGSFIGASFSTHAWQLLLSQGVCFGLGMGFCFTATVGIVPQWFTKRRSFANALATGGSGFGGLTYALGANAMIANLGLEWAFRILAITCFTVNGCVSLIIKDRNKAVGAKHIAFHKDLFFQPEYWLFVGWGFFGIIGYIIVVFSIADFALQAGFTSNQASLASAMFNLSQALGRPAIGLLSDRLGKMNVAGIGTLIASVVAFFLWIFAGKYFAGLIIYALFGAVAGIIWPCVGPVGAEVVGIQLLPAALSLYWIGLVFPATFAEVIGLSLKREMIGAGVYLNVQVFTGFMFFASFLSMWLLRSWKLRQMEYLGLYEKGQEAAIHNVAVIHPSEESKHEVSSTRRQQNIVVSYITNMFVMKRL, encoded by the exons ATGACTTTGAGCCCTGACCCTTCAACGGCTCCGGCGCCGTCCCGTCAAAATGCTTCCTTCCCGCCATCCAATCAAGCTCCCATGGCCAATGCCAGGGCCGCAGCTGAACCCGAGTCCAAGTCTCTATTCGATGAAAGCCCGGAAGATAGTGATGCTGTCAAAGAGGATGAGttcaaagaaggaggatatggcTG GGTGGTTGTCTTCGGCGTATGGCTTGTGAATATGCATACGTGGGGGCTCATCTCG TCCTATGCCATCTTCTTAGCCTACTACTTGCGATCCGGCTCAATCATAGGGGcttcccctcttttcttcgCCTTTATTGGAGGTCTTTCTACGTCGATGG CTCTTCTCGTGTCGCCCCTTGCCACTTACAGTATCAAGACTCTGGGGACTAGGATCACGCTCTTCATAGGTGCTGTCTTCGAAGC CGGCTCATTCATCGGCGCCTCCTTTTCTACCCATGCGTGGCAGCTTCTTCTGAGCCAGGGCGTCTGCTTTGGCCTTGGTATGGGTTTCTGCTTCACAGCTACCGTCGGTATTGTCCCGCAATGGTTCACCAAGCGGCGATCTTTCGCCAATGCCCTGGCAACAGGCGGTTCCGGATTCGGTGGTCTCACCTACGCTCTGGGAGCGAACGCCATGATCGCAAATCTCGGGTTGGAATGGGCATTCCGCATCCTGGCCATCACCTGCTTCACCGTGAACGGCTGCGTCAGTCTGATCATCAAAGATCGTAACAAGGCCGTCGGGGCCAAGCATATAGCTTTCCACAAGGATCTCTTCTTCCAGCCAGAGTATTGGCTCTTCGTCGGCTGGGGATTCTTTGGTATCATTGGCtacatcatcgtcgtcttctccATTGCAGACTTTGCCCTACAGGCTGGCTTCACTAGCAATCAAGCATCGTTGGCATCGGCCATGTTCAATT TATCCCAAGCGCTTGGCAGACCTGCAATTGGCCTCCTCAGCGATAGGCTAGGAAAGATGAACGTCGCTGGAATAGGGACTCTTATTGCCAGTGTAGTCGCCTTCTTTTTGTGGATCTTCGCCGGCAAATACTTCGCCGGGCTCATCATCTACGCGCTCTTTGGCGCGGTAGCCGGCATCATTTGGCCATGCGTGGGGCCTGTAGGAGCGGAGGTTGTTGGTATACAGCTATTGCCCGCAG CTCTTTCTCTGTACTGGATTGGCCTTGTTTTTCCTGCGACTTT TGCCGAGGTGATCGGACTGAGTCTCAAGCGGGAGATGATTGGAGCAGGCGTATATTTGAATGTGCAGGTGTTCACTGGTTTCATGTTCTTTGCATCCTTCTTGTCCA TGTGGCTCCTAAGAAGCTGGAAACTCCGTCAAATGGAATATCTCGGCTTGTACGAAAAGGGGCAGGAGGCGGCCATTCATAATGTCGCTGTCATCCACCCCAGCGAAGAAAGCAAGCATGAGGTGAGTTCTACCAGGAGACAACAAAACATTGTTGTCTCATACATAACGAACATGTTTGTCATGAAGCGTCTATAA